Within Bdellovibrio bacteriovorus HD100, the genomic segment ATTCCGGCCTGACCTTTTAGAAGAATGAAAAGATCGCGGTCGGTCTTTCCGGATTGAATGACTTTGATGTTGGCAGGGACCTGAAAGCGTTCAGAGCTTTGCAACAGGTGTTGCGCCAAAGCCGGATCCAAAGAGCGGAAGAAGGGCAGTTGCGAAGGGTTGAGTGATGCGACTTGCTGGCCTTGGCCGCTTAAGTGGCCTTGTTCGTGCATGGCCTGCTGGGCGCGGTTGAAGTAAGCCTGAATATTTGGGTTTTGCAAAAGGCCTTCCTGAAGCAGGAATTCCAGCAAGGCAGACAATTCGCGAAAGCTGACCAGCCAGCCCTGTCCCAGAAAGAATTGCACCATGCCTTCGATGGAACTACCGTTTTTAAGCACATCCAGATACGAGTACTGCAAGGGATTCAGGCGATAGCTTTTGCGCGTGGAAAGAACCGTAAAGCTTCCGCCGTCAGCGGAGGGCTGCATTTGCAGGGCAGGAAGTTGCAGGGGTTCTTTCTCGATTCTCATTCGAGGGCTTATCGGAATATTTCGGACTGCTTTCAACAATACAAAGGTCCTGAAATCCCTGTCTGGATCTGCGCCATCCGTGGGCAACTGACATAGAATAAGGAAATGGCGATGATCAATTGCAGACACTTTTCCGGTTACAAACCCTGCTCCAAAAATTCGGTGTGCGACGATTCCTGTGCGCAAAAAGATGTGCCGACGTGTTCTTTGTTGATTGTTCATCTGGGCGCTTTGGGAGCCGTGGTTCGCAGTACCAGTTTGCTGAAGGCCATCAAAAGAAAGTACCCGGGATCCATGATTACGTGGGTGACCGATGCGCCAGCTCATCATCTGCTAAAAAATCATCCAGCGATCGATCGTGTTCTGACCACCAGCGAGGCGGACTTGCTGCAACTGGCCACTTTGGAGTTTGAAGTGGGCTTTGTTATTGATAAGTCCCTGAAGGCTTGTGGGGTGGTGAAGCGCACTCAAGTCGATCAGATCTATGGATTCACTGTTCAAAGCTCCAATGGCGCCATTGTGCCGGCGACCGAAGCCGCTCAGGAGCTGTGGGAGCTGGGTTTGGACAATCACAAGAAATTCTTTGTGAATCAAAAGCCGGAAACACAACTGATGATTGAAGCTCTTGAGTTGGGTGAATACCAGCGCGATGACTACTGGCTGCCGTTGACCGAAAGCGAAGACCGGGAAGCCCGCCGCCGGAAAGAGGCGTGGCTGGCTGAAAATAACAAGTCGCTTGTGATCGGGCTTAACACCGGTTGCAGCCCCGTGATTCCTTATAAAAAATTGTCCGTGGATTATCATCGACTGTTGATCGAGCGCATTCAGGCGAAGTTTCCGTATGCGGAAATCGTGCTGCTGGGTGGGCCTGAAGACACTATTCGCAATGGACTGATTCAGCAGGGCTATTCCGTGATTTCTTCGGAAACTGAATCCGGGCTTCGCGATGGTTTGATCAGTGTTGCGGCCTGTGACGTGGTGGTGACCGGGGACAGTCTGGGAATGCACATGGCGATTTCGCAGAAAAAACAAGTGGTGGCCTGGTTTGGTCCGACTTGTGCTCACGAGATCGACATCTATGACAGAGGTTTTAAGCTTTTGACAAAAAGCCCCTGCAGTCCGTGCTGGAAGAGGACTTGTGAAAAGGCCATTATGTGCTACGATCAGGTCTCGTTAGAGGAAGTTATTGATGCCCTTGAATCTTGTTGTGCAAACCGCCTTTCTGGGCGATCTACTGCTCTCAATCCCGCTCCTTAAAAAATGCCGGGCGTTGTGGCCTGACCACAAGCTGGGACTGGTTTGCCGTAAAGGGCTGGGCGACTTCTTTGTCAAAGCCGGTATCGTTGATCACGTCTATGAAATCGAAAAGGGCAAGAAAGACACCTATGCCCGTATCATTGAATCCCTGCGATCTGAAACTGTGGATCATTTGATTTCGCCGCATGAATCCATGCGCACGGTTTTGTTCTGCGCGCAGATCAAGGCCGCTCATAAAATCTCTTATAAAAACGCCTGGAGCTTTCTGGCATTCCAAACCCGGGTAAAACGCGACGTGCGTCTGCCGGATGCGATGAGACAGCTTAGTCTTTTGGCGCCGTTTGATCCTGAATTGAAAAAGAACATCGAAGACTATGTCACCCGGGCAAAACCTTATTTGCCGGCGGCGCATGGACTTTTGCCAGCGCCTCCAGAGTGGGCGTCCATGAGTCAGCGCGAAAAAGTGCTGGCGCATTCGGAATTGTTTCAGCAGTTAAAAACCAAGTTCAATCTTCAGGGGTTTGAAGACGGCAAAGCCGTTTTGATCTTCCCGGGCAGCGTGTGGGCAACCAAGCGCTGGACAGAAGAGGGCTTTATCGGCGTGGGCAAGGCTCTGAAAGAACAAGGCTATGAAGTCTATGTGATGGGTGGTCCTGGGGAAGAAACCCTGTCAGAACGAGTGGCGGCGGGCATTCCGGGGTCGGCGTCATTGGCTGGAAAAACCAAGATCATCGAGTCCGCTCAGTTGATTGCCCGCGCGGCTTTGTTAGTTGGAAACGACAGCGCTTCCACGCATTTGGCAGCGGTGTGTGAAACACCTTTGATTGCGGTGTTTGGTCCGACGATTTTGGAATTTGGCTATCGCCCGTGGTCAGCACAATCTTATGTCGTCCAGAAAGAGGACCTGCGCTGTCGACCTTGCGGCAAGCATGGCCACAAGGTCTGTCCGATCAAAACCCATGTGTGCATGAAGGACATCCCGGCAGAGGAAGTCCTTCGCACCGCCGGGTTTATTCTTCGTTAGTGTATTCCTTCACATTGATGCCGTACTTGCGGATCTTGCGCAGCAGGGTGTTCTTCGGAATATTCGCCTGCGCCACGGTCTGATTGATACGGCCGTTGTTGGCCTTCAGGGCACTGACGATAAATTCCTTTTCCATCTCTTCTTTGAAGGCGTCGAAATCCAGCGGGCCGGAATAACCAACACTTGCCGTTTTATCAGCGCCATCTTTCGGCGTCAGTTTGATAGAGTCCGGTAAGGAATCCACCGTGATCTGGTGGCTGTTTTCCACGATGAAAGAACGTTCAATGATGTTTTCAAGCTCGCGGATATTCCCCGGCCAGCGGTAGGACTTCAGCATATCCAAAGCTTCGGGAGTGATCGCTGTGATCTGGCGGCCGTGTTGCTTTGAGAATTTCTTAATAAAGTTTCCAGCCAGTGCTTCGATGTCGTCAGCGCGCTCACGCAAAGGCGGCAGGAAGATCGGCATCACGTTCAGGCGATAGAACAAGTCTTCGCGGAATTCGCCTTCTTCCATCATCTTTTCCAGGTTGCGGTTGGTGGCGGCAATAATACGCGTCGTGGTTTTGACTTCGCGATTGCTGCCCACCGGGGTGAACTTGCGCTCTTGCAAAACGCGCAGAAGTTTCACCTGCATGTCCGGGCGAAGCTCGCCAATTTCATCCAGGAACAAAGTGCCGTTGTTGGCCAGCTGGAATTTGCCGATCTTGCGTTCCACCGCGCCGGTGAAAGCACCTTTTTCGTGACCAAACAATTCACTTTCCATCAGGTTTTCCGGAATAGCACCACAGTTGATGGCAACAAAGGCGCCGGATTTTCGAGGGGAGTTGAAATGAATCGCGCGGGCCACCAGCTCTTT encodes:
- a CDS encoding glycosyltransferase family 9 protein: MINCRHFSGYKPCSKNSVCDDSCAQKDVPTCSLLIVHLGALGAVVRSTSLLKAIKRKYPGSMITWVTDAPAHHLLKNHPAIDRVLTTSEADLLQLATLEFEVGFVIDKSLKACGVVKRTQVDQIYGFTVQSSNGAIVPATEAAQELWELGLDNHKKFFVNQKPETQLMIEALELGEYQRDDYWLPLTESEDREARRRKEAWLAENNKSLVIGLNTGCSPVIPYKKLSVDYHRLLIERIQAKFPYAEIVLLGGPEDTIRNGLIQQGYSVISSETESGLRDGLISVAACDVVVTGDSLGMHMAISQKKQVVAWFGPTCAHEIDIYDRGFKLLTKSPCSPCWKRTCEKAIMCYDQVSLEEVIDALESCCANRLSGRSTALNPAP
- a CDS encoding glycosyltransferase family 9 protein, which produces MWPDHKLGLVCRKGLGDFFVKAGIVDHVYEIEKGKKDTYARIIESLRSETVDHLISPHESMRTVLFCAQIKAAHKISYKNAWSFLAFQTRVKRDVRLPDAMRQLSLLAPFDPELKKNIEDYVTRAKPYLPAAHGLLPAPPEWASMSQREKVLAHSELFQQLKTKFNLQGFEDGKAVLIFPGSVWATKRWTEEGFIGVGKALKEQGYEVYVMGGPGEETLSERVAAGIPGSASLAGKTKIIESAQLIARAALLVGNDSASTHLAAVCETPLIAVFGPTILEFGYRPWSAQSYVVQKEDLRCRPCGKHGHKVCPIKTHVCMKDIPAEEVLRTAGFILR
- a CDS encoding sigma-54-dependent transcriptional regulator produces the protein MTNKLHTLIVDDEAELRRSVISILKSTMPEIEFTIEEAATGKEALDKVKQQQWDLVLMDVKMPEMNGLEALTAIKEHDPRTFVVLMTAHSNLHDAVVAIKEGAYDYVEKPVQPQQLAEIVRKSLEARDLISSLAMSNPVFDDDIESEIVGGSSKMKEVFNLIYRLCKVDTTVLVRGENGTGKELVARAIHFNSPRKSGAFVAINCGAIPENLMESELFGHEKGAFTGAVERKIGKFQLANNGTLFLDEIGELRPDMQVKLLRVLQERKFTPVGSNREVKTTTRIIAATNRNLEKMMEEGEFREDLFYRLNVMPIFLPPLRERADDIEALAGNFIKKFSKQHGRQITAITPEALDMLKSYRWPGNIRELENIIERSFIVENSHQITVDSLPDSIKLTPKDGADKTASVGYSGPLDFDAFKEEMEKEFIVSALKANNGRINQTVAQANIPKNTLLRKIRKYGINVKEYTNEE